The sequence CTGGGTAGTCAGTAGCCTGCAATCATCAAGAATGGCAGAAATGACAATGTTAGATTGGCTCGGGTTAGTGAGCACATCAAGGATGGCTTTAGCATCCAATTCCAAATCTACAGTATGATAATTTCTCTGCAAGCACAAAGATAAGCCATCCCTCACTACCCATAGCTCGgctataaagaaaaatatgaccTGTTTGGTTAGAGATTTCTAATATCGTTATTTAAGTATTGCGAAAATATATGTGAGTTAAAAAGTATTGTAGAAATAGATATTGTgatgtttaaacactgaaaattattgtttaaataccCCTACCAAACACTCTATATACCTCTAAAAAATAAGCCATACTTTTcatagggtttttattttttttttaccatggaTGTAGTCTTCATTtgatccatttttttttttattctacaaAACATATGAAAATGCAAAAATCTATTTTCGCATAAGATGttccattgaaacaaacaaacattgcaTAAGATTAGTTCTTGTCTTTTTGTTAGAGTGAATAGATGTGCTAATCGTGCAGCCCATGAGCTGGCTCAACGGGGGCATTAAGGCCTTTGTATTTTAGTTATGTTTGCTCTGCCCTCTTTAACCCTGGACTTCAATCCGCCATTTAGACCGACTCTTATTACCTCAATTTAATCCCTACCAttatttcttgaataaaaattGCTAACATGATAAacgaccaaaataaaattttaatttattcttacATCAAcataagctaattttttattttgaccattaaacacgtcatcaattttcatccaaaagataatAACGGCAATGATTAAATTAACATAATACTGAAAGGTTATGGACTGAATTGATCcaattaaaaggttaaaaatcAAATCGAAATATAGTgtatataataagaaaaaaatgtaatttatccTAAATATCTTTTAaagccaaaaaacaaaaacaaacaagacTATGCTTGTACCAAAGATTAGAATGTGAGTGAGTGGGTGGGTGAGTTATAaattaatttctattattttgcaGAGTACGCTCAGCTTATTTCTAGATATATTTACTTTGTCATTATCAACAAAAATTCTagatattttccattttaagaAACAGGTCACCCTTTACAtcaaaattaagagaaaattgAAATCCTTGTTTTCACAATGTGTAGAGCAATATATTACCACTTCTAGCAGTGACGAGGAAAATAGGCAGAAAAATCTCCCATTTACATATTCATGAAGACATGCATCTTCCCCATAGTCTCACATTTCCAATCAGCACCCACAACATAGCACAGAGCACTCCAAtaactgaaataaaaaataatcccTTGCTTCTGCCTGCCCTCTTATTAGATTCAGCACCATTTCCAACAGAAACATTTGTATTTTTGACATTCATTCTTACCCTACTAAAGCTAGACATTCGCTCAAAAGCCCGATTCACCAATGCATTCTCTGAAGCAGATGCAGGGGTAGTGGGTATTGATTCCACAAATGACCATAATGCAGAAGAGAACCGACTTGCAGCACCAACATCCTCATTGCCATTTTCATTCTGATTTGCGTGGATGGGATAATTTGTGTATGCACCAACATCCTCATTGCCATTTTCATTCTGATTTGCTTGGGTATGATAATTTGTAGATTCATACCCGACACCTACGCATGAACAAAAACCACCAATTTAACAAATGTCTACCACAGAACATTGACGctcaaacttgagtttttttttctttttcttttatctttcttttttttgcctttttttgtTGCAAAAGTGAACAGGAAAAATTAATCAGAAGATTATACATTGCAAACACTAATTCAATAAAGTTAAGAGCCCTTGAAGCTAGCTTTCCAATTTTCACATCGATTCATGACAACTATGGCATGTCAACCAAAACCATCCATTTGAACAGAAGCTCAGCCTGGATGGCCAAATGAACACTGAATCTGTGAAAATTTATTTACCTGAGGATGTAGGAAAATAACCCAGATCTGATTCTGCTGAAGTATATAAGTTTCTTCTTTCATCAAGTGCCCAAAGCTGATCGTTATTCTGACCTGCACCATCAAGATTGGGTTGCAACTGATAATCAAACTGGGTTACCGTATTATTCTCAAGGGTATTTATATATGGATCTGCCACTGTTGCCTGATCAATTGGCCCCATgtcatgaagaaacaaggcaGCATCATGGAACACTTCAAACTCACTCAATCCATCACCATTCCTGTTCTCGAACTGCAAGTTCTCCACAGCTCTGTCATTTGAAAAACTAGGCTCAGGACCAATGAGATCATCGATTTCCAGGAAGTCCTCCTCATGTATTATGAAAGGTTCATGTCCATGAAGATTGGGAGCAGACAAGACCTCAGGTGACTCATACAATTGCAATTGTGAAGTAGCTGACTGTGTAAGGCCAAAGCTGGGCTGCACATCATACAGCTGACCACTTGGGTGCAGCACTCCAACAGGTACGGCATTCATAACTTCAGTAGAGGCTGGATCCACCATGGTACTCTGTGTTTCTTCCTCACCAACAACCTATatgataaaattataataatcaatatcTGTGTTCCCTAATATTTAATCTGACACAATACAGAATTAGTATtataactcaaagcattgaaccCATGACATAACCCTCCACCCCCTTGTTCATAGTGCAACAAGATGCCATTGGTCCAGAGACCATTGGCCACAGAATACAAACATACAACAAGGAATATGAAATTCTTGTTCAAAAAATATTCTAGACAAGTTTCTTCACATATGAGACAATAAATAATACCAGTGGAAAAAGTTGAGCTCTGACACATTCTGCATTATAGAACAAATTCTAGCATTTTTACTATGTAGGCCAAATAGATACATTTACCACTTGGACCTTATTTCATAAAAATCAGCTGCAACTCACTGTGTGAAAAGTTTCCATGTCAGCATATGAAATCAAGCACTGATATCACTATCAAGTAGTTATGCCATcttgtggttttttatttttggagggGAGGGGGGAAAGTATAGGGGAGAAAAAAATACTACAGCAGAGAGATTGTAGAAAGAGAAAATTAGAGTAGATCACCAACCTGAGATAGAGTGAGAGCACAATCGCCGAGTTGTGGCTGTTCCAGCACAGGATCATCAGCAATTTGCCTCATGAACTCCTCAAATCCATCAAATACTTGACCATTGGCTCTCACATTAGTGACAGACGTAACCTCATTGAGTTGCTTCACCGAAATATCCCTATCAACAGAGTTGTTAAAATCTGGGCATTCAACATCatcccactcttcttctttaaaTGGTGCCCCATATTGCTCACCATTTTTAGGACCAGGTCCACTTTTTTTGTAAAGCTTGTAGAGTGCATAATAATCCTGAGACATAAAAAGCAGCAAATTTCAGCACACAACAGCTAAAACAGTAGAAAGCAATCAAGTGATCAACACTATGTTACTCAAGGCAATACCTGAACATTCTGGCATCTCTTAAGCTCCTCCTCGTCCAATGTATACTCATGCATGACCCAGTCAGTGCGTTCCCCATGAGGTGCACGCCCTCTATAAAAAACCAGGGTCTTTTTCACTCCAACTGTCCTAGAATTGCACATAATGTTACGGTCCTTTCCTGTTGCTTTCCAATACCCATGTCTGGTAGCCCTGTTTGACCTTCCTCCATTAGGATACTTCCTATCTCTAGGAGTGAAATAGAACCATTGCCTATCTCCAGATTTTAGAATAGATTGCCCTGCATTTCATGTTCACTTTGTTAGGAAAACCAAAATTCGAAACAAGCATAGAGAgtggttaaaacttaaaaccaacaaagctcttttttttaattaacttagGGATCCTCTCTAAAGAAGAGCCCTTTAGACTCGCCTCTAGCCAGTAAAACCACAAGCAACTGGGCAACTGATCCCACCCACCAAAACCAGAACCGAAAAATAGTTTGGTATGCAAAGGAACAGATATGTCTGTGATGTTAAACTAAACTATGACATTACCCATTTACCCTAAACaatatcatataaataaatCCCTTTACTGCTAATCCGAACAACCAAATTAGATTTTTGACATTTAACTAGAAAACGATACAACAATACTAATGTCTATAAACCCTAACTAATTTTCCGCTAAAATAATCCCATCAATGAAACGATAAGCCTTGCATTTAAAGCAATTCTacacataacaaaaacaaataaaaagatcttCTAACAATTCCAGACAACCAAATATCATACCTCATGTTAAAAGAAAACCCataaactaaaaactaattttcaGTACCTTGGTTattctaattattaaaattattatatttatataaatacagTTCGAatcaaattcaacaaaaatcaaTACTTCAACCGAAACCCATATAAAATCCTAagcaatcaaacaaaatttacaagAATTATTAACAAagatccaatttttttaatcaaacccAGATTAGTTCCAAGCATAATCAACAACCAAACATAGGCTTGACTTCAAACCCAACAatcaaacaaccaaacaaaccaaGTCAACGTtccccaaaaacccaaaaaggagaaaagaaaaggctttTAGTACCAGGCAATTCTTCAGGGTCCCATTTGTACACATCGACCTCAGCGATGATATCAAGCTTGAGCTTCCTCCGACAAATCCTCCTCTTCAGATAGTACAGAACAAGCTCCTCGTCTGTCGGGTGGAACCGAAACCCAGGTGGCCATCCATCGTCACCCATACAAGACTCTGATTGCACAGTCATCGATTTCTCTATTCTCTGTTTTCTGATCAAAAATCAAAAGGGGGTTGAAAATTTGGGATCtcaggaaagagagagaaagagagaaagaaaagaaaatctacATGATAGGATTGAGAGGGTTGTGGGGTTTGGTGAAGATTGAAAGTTCAAACCCTAGCAAGGGTTGAGAGTTGACAGACACAGACAGAAGAAAAGTTATTGGGCTTGCGGAGTGGTGGCGTAGTCAAACAAACGACTGGGAGAGGCGTATTTTTATGTGACTCTGGGAAGTTTCCTTGAACGAGAAGGAATtggaaaattgtatttttttaatattatataattttagaatatatatatatatatattattcactAACCCGTACCATGCACATTAACGTACTTATTTGTAaggaaaactaaaataattttataaaattataaactaatTAAGAAATTACACCATTGCATGAATAAGTAATACTTGAATGTGTAAtagtttacaaaaaatttaactgcaaaaaaataactcaaaaaatcaaattttaaaacttctgaaagaccaaaaaatattaaagaatcaggtaactaaacaaaacaaaacaatatatatataaatatatatatatatatatgactaaacaatagagatataagagaaaaataggttacattcaaaagaataattcatggctataactattgaaatgaatcaaaagattcagagcctacaaattttatatatatatatatatacaaattcagatgttaaaacttccaaaatgccaaaaaatatatataatttaagaataaattattgaaacaattcaaaaaatatggctattcaaaagagaaatataataaaaagaaaaaagtacatgaacccataaaataatataagttttaaattttaacgggtctaaaatttaaatgaacCTTATTAGCATATGGCCTATACTAAAAAATGTTGAGCAAGAGTCCATGTTGAAATAATGAAAGTCATATTTCCTCTTAATATAACATCCTTTTAATATATCGTATATAAGCTTTTTGCCCAAAAAATTAACATACTTTCTGTAAGGACCCGACTTGAGTTCCTAGCCCAGCACGTGGACGAACTTTGGCCCAAGAGGcacaaaacaatgaatttgtagaggaaTGGGTTGAAAAACTGGGCTTTAGTTGATCAAACAACGATATAGATAGACTTGatgacaaaaagataaaaatggattattatgaaataaagaaagcaCGTCATCGGCGAAATCCGAAGACAATAGTTCTAATATAATGTTCTTAGAAAGTGTTACAAATTTGATTGTGGATCGCTACAGTATTTCTTCTCTTAAATTTTCGATCCCcccttcttgttctttttcgTCTTCTTTTATACTTCCTTCCCTTTTCACCTCCACCGTCCACCTGTATGTTAGATGGTTAGAGCTGATATTTGTCTCATCAGCCCTTCTCATAAGTCCTGaagtagtagctgtaaggctaaaaTACATTGTTTAAATatcacttctacattaatgcggctaagGGATtagttgcagtgcatttaatgtgaagGCAGCAGCTTTCTCCCAGATATTTTGGGGCTCATCCTTATCTTATATCTCTGCAGTGCTTGTCTGCCCCAAATGAATTTCAGGGATTGTCATCTTTGCTGTCAATCCATTTTCCAGGACCTTGGCCAAGTTCAGCTGAGGAAGTTTTCATCCTCGACACACTTTTTGGAGCCTTTAGGACCAACCCCCACCTTTTATTCATCAGCGCAATCTCCTCTAATGAAGACATCTCATCCTCGAGCGGATCTTTGTTCTCggcttgggccataggcccaatatatgaataaataatgCACTTCTGGGCTTAAGgaccctacaatagcccctcaagaTTCCCCTTTCTGGCTCCTCAAGAAGAAATGAGGATTTCGATGTCTCTAAATTAGCTCCGTGCCTATTTCGTTCTTCCTCTGCTTATGAAGACGCCTTTTTGTCTGCCCAAAACGCACTCCTGGCGTTGCAGCATTCGAGGCATGTCCTTATTAAATTCTGGCGACTCTTTGTCCCCTACGTTCTACAGCGTGATGTGAATCGTAAGGTTGAGAGCTTCGTTAGGAATTGAGCGGGAATTTTCCCGCTCTCTGCTCTCTCCTTGGTATAAATACCTATTAAATCAACTTTTTCCCTCACTTTAGCATTCATTTCATTCTAACACTCATACCTTGAACCTGCACACTTTTTCAACCTTCCTGAGCCCTTACAAATACCAAggacccgtccgaggacaccttTACTCTCCCCGTAAGTCTTCTTAAACTTTTGCTCTTTAATTTTCTACATCCTCCTCTTTTCTTCAcgttatttctttttcaatctcTTTAGTTTTCCCAACCTCTTCTAGAAATTGGTAGATTTAAGAATTTAATAGATTCTGAGGAGGGGATAGAAAGCTTTAGGGCTTGTTATAATATCCCTTAAGGAGTAGGAATTAGATACTGTGATGAGAGTCAATGGCATGAGGATAGGCAAGTCAGGGGAGGTAGTGATCCCGATGATTGCATTCATAGAAGGAGGGATGAAAATCCCCATGGGTGGAGTCACTAGAGACTACCTTAAAGCTCATAGGTTGGCTCCCACTCAGTGTGCCCCTAATATGTTTAGGATCCTAGGCTCCATGGATGCCCTCAACGAAAAGATGGGTTTAGGTCTAACCCAACATGATGTCAATTAGGTCTATAACCTTCACTGCCTAAAGGGACAGTGATATTACTTGAAATCAAGGTATCCCGAGGTTAGGCTCATTCAATGCCTCCTCGAATCCAACAAGGGgctgaataaaaaattcctgATCTTGTCAGGGGAGTGGAGTGATGGTCTCCCTTGCCCGACAagagaaggagaaccaggtggggtacttAGCCTAGGGTTTTCATTTACAAGTCCTTTCTTTGATTTactgtatttttatatttgacaGAATTCTATTTCACTAATGGATTTGCAAACAAACGCGCTATTGAACCAAATTTCAACCTGATCGACAAGGATAGCCTAAACAAAATCCTTAAGGCCGAGGTATTTGTAAATTCAGATGGCTAGTTACGAAACGTGAGGAGACATGAGGTTTTTCTTAATCTCAAAAGATATCTAGCTATGGTACGTTCCTCTCCTTTCTTTCTAACTTATTCCCTTCACTTTCCTCTtctgattcttttttctttccttggcAGCCTGTTCAAGCATCTTTCCGGGCTGAAGAAATAGCCAACTCCTGCCATCGATAGATGAAGGAGGAAGAAGGGAGGCGTAACGCTGCTGTGGACGCCTTTCATGTGGTCGAGAAGAGTATCCAAGAGCTTAAGAAGAAGCTACAAGAGGAGGAGAAGGAGAGGAAGTACGCGGCAACATCCCTGGAGAGTGCTGAAAGTTAGAGGTTGCTGCTGCGTACTGCTGAGGACAACCTAGCCTCTTCCAAAACTCAGATTGTtgcattaaaaaagaaactgGAAGAAGTCGAGAAGGCCAGAGGTATCGCCGAGAAAGCTCAAGAGGAGGCAGAGAAAGCCAAAGATGATGCAGAGCAGCATGGCTATGACGTAGGCGTGGCTGAGACTGAAGACGCCCTTA is a genomic window of Quercus lobata isolate SW786 chromosome 2, ValleyOak3.0 Primary Assembly, whole genome shotgun sequence containing:
- the LOC115975481 gene encoding NAC domain-containing protein 17-like; translation: MTVQSESCMGDDGWPPGFRFHPTDEELVLYYLKRRICRRKLKLDIIAEVDVYKWDPEELPGQSILKSGDRQWFYFTPRDRKYPNGGRSNRATRHGYWKATGKDRNIMCNSRTVGVKKTLVFYRGRAPHGERTDWVMHEYTLDEEELKRCQNVQDYYALYKLYKKSGPGPKNGEQYGAPFKEEEWDDVECPDFNNSVDRDISVKQLNEVTSVTNVRANGQVFDGFEEFMRQIADDPVLEQPQLGDCALTLSQVVGEEETQSTMVDPASTEVMNAVPVGVLHPSGQLYDVQPSFGLTQSATSQLQLYESPEVLSAPNLHGHEPFIIHEEDFLEIDDLIGPEPSFSNDRAVENLQFENRNGDGLSEFEVFHDAALFLHDMGPIDQATVADPYINTLENNTVTQFDYQLQPNLDGAGQNNDQLWALDERRNLYTSAESDLGYFPTSSGVGYESTNYHTQANQNENGNEDVGAYTNYPIHANQNENGNEDVGAASRFSSALWSFVESIPTTPASASENALVNRAFERMSSFSRVRMNVKNTNVSVGNGAESNKRAGRSKGLFFISVIGVLCAMLWVLIGNVRLWGRCMSS